Genomic window (Deltaproteobacteria bacterium):
AGTTCTCCCGGAGCCGGCAAGACTTCTCTCCTGGAGAAAACCATCCAGTCTTTAAAAGGGGATTTCCGCGTCGGGGTGGTGGAAGGGGATATCCAGTCTACCTATGATGCCGAACGGATCGGCCAGACCGGAGCCCCGGTGGTCCAGATCAACACGGGAGGAGCCTGCCATCTTGACAGCAATATGGTCCAGGAAGCCCTGAAAGACTTAGACCTTACTCACCTGGACCTTCTTTTTATC
Coding sequences:
- the hypB gene encoding hydrogenase nickel incorporation protein HypB — translated: MKISVVKNIMEANQRLAEENRRQFSQNRVLVINLMSSPGAGKTSLLEKTIQSLKGDFRVGVVEGDIQSTYDAERIGQTGAPVVQINTGGACHLDSNMVQEALKDLDLTHLDLLFI